The Mytilus galloprovincialis chromosome 2, xbMytGall1.hap1.1, whole genome shotgun sequence genome has a window encoding:
- the LOC143064538 gene encoding uncharacterized protein LOC143064538 isoform X4, translating to MQSSKRVRKSRPPASREAAYRIIIRYVNEVCIQIRKFAKHYLNRDAIDYSACAKCLKDLCEVWETEPSKFPTWKEFFEKHKIKATEDGLRKKDSYKDLLNICERAREYELMIPGVREMIVECARGHLYKYCQSFIEEAEELEIQPVLEYEEAINAYRTEMDAKINKINKSILEYGEIKKPFETFISEGNVHAKLMEETCVLLIEVSHTAKKWIAEDSAYPDKLLQDIFFNNSYKEKLEDDIEKLRQKIRSTDGSIERKRKTHATLAREHSNHKRQKHRAKQSLEVVILKIQKLERDIEAKNKEIQQLKDEIADKTPVSPRYRSDLRLNLEREYGCLDKLEENKQVMERQKIRLDREFKSVNDSTYEYKVEAVTNRHEQHEMRQKMLGMEIEIKSIYDRISSIDQKSAVLKKIRLLNLSPDTLRMMHKRRIKIQENVPASFYLVQEMKPVPT from the exons ATGCAGTCATCAAAGCGTGTCAGAAAATCTAGACCGCCAGCGAGCAGAGAAGCGGCCTATAGAATTATAATTAGATATGTAAATGAAGTGTGTATTCAAATACGAAAATTTGCCAAACATTATTTAAACAGAGATGCCATAGATTACAGTGCATGTGCAAAATGTTTGAAGGATTTGTGCGAAGTTTGGGAAACTGAACCATCAAAATTTCCTACGTGGAAGGAATTCTTCGAGAAACATAAAATAAAGGCAACCGAAGATGGATTAAGAAAGAAAGACTCGTACAAAGATTTGTTGAATATATGTGAACGTGCAAGAGAGTATGAACTGATGATCCCAGGTGTTAGAGAAATGATTGTAGAATGCGCGCGTGGTCATCTTTATAAATACTGCCAAAGTTTCATTGAAGAGGCTGAGGAATTGGAAATTCAGCCTGTACTCGAATATGAAGAAGCAATAAATGCATACAGAACTGAAATGGAtgcaaaaatcaacaaaattaataaaagtatacTAGAATatggtgaaataaaaaaaccTTTCGAAACGTTTATTTCAGAAGGAAACGTGCATGCCAAATTAATGGAAGAAACGTGTGTTCTATTAATCGAAGTTTCGCATACAGCCAAAAAATGGATAGCTGAAGATTCTGCTTACCCAGACAAACTTTTGCAAGATATATTCTtcaataactcctacaaagaGAAACTTGAAGATGATATTGAAAAGCTGCGACAAAAAATTAGAAGCACTGATGGAAGTATAGAACGGAAAAGGAAAACGCATGCTACTCTTGCCCGGGAACATTCTAaccacaaaagacaaaaacatcGAGCAAAACAAAGTTTAGAAGTAGTTATTCTTAAAATTCAAAAGTTGGAGAGAGACATTGAGGCAAAAAATAAAGAGATACAACAACTTAAAGATGAAATAGCAGATAAAACTCCTGTCTCGCCGCGGTATCGAAGTGACCTTAGACTTAATCTAGAACGAGAGTATGGTTGTCTCGACAAGTTGGAAGAAAATAAACAAGTAATGGAGAGACAGAAGATACGATTAGACAGAGAATTCAAAAGTGTTAATGACAGTACATATGAATATAAAGTGGAAGCTGTCACAAATCGTCACGAACAACATGAAATGAGACAAAAAATGCTTGGGATGGAGATTGAAATCAAATCTATATATGATCGAATTTCTAGTATAGACCAGAAATCTGCTGTACTGAAGAAAATCAGACTTTTAAATCTTTCACCAGATACACTCAGAATGATGCACAAACGACGGataaaaatacaagaaaatg TACCAGCAAGTTTCTACTTGGTACAGGAGATGAAACCAGTTCCAACCTAG